A window of the Lolium perenne isolate Kyuss_39 chromosome 7, Kyuss_2.0, whole genome shotgun sequence genome harbors these coding sequences:
- the LOC127321686 gene encoding uncharacterized protein, producing MGLDYYNVLKVNRSATEEDLKKSYRRLAMKWHPDKNPGENKAEAEAKFKKISEAYEVLSDPQKRVIYDQYGEEGLKASADAGGSSSSMNGPSSHRFNPRNAEDVFAEFFGSSKPFEGMGRAKSMRFQTEGAGTFGGFGGGSESKFRSYNDPVSASSSQPRKPPPVETKLPCTLLELYSGSTRKMKISRNVMKPNGQVTTESEILTIDIKPGWKKGTKITFPDKGNEQPNQLPADLVFVIDEKPHDQYTREGNDILFHQKIDLVDALAGTTVNLKTLDGRDLVIKLTDVVTPGYELAIAKEGMPIIKENGRRGNLRIKFDVDFPKKLSSEQRQNIRKVLGG from the exons ATGGGGCTGGATTACTACAACGTGCTCAAGGTGAACCGGAGCGCCACGGAGGAAGACCTCAAGAAGTCGTACCGGAGGTTGGCCATGAAGTGGCACCCCGACAAGAACCCCGGTGAAAACAAGGCCGAGGCAGAGGCCAAGTTCAAGAAGATCTCCGAAGCCTACGAG GTTCTCAGTGATCCGCAGAAGAGGGTGATATATGATCAATACGGGGAAGAGGGGCTGAAGGCCTCCGCGGACGCTGGTGGCTCATCGTCGTCGATGAATGGTCCCAGCAGCCACCGTTTCAATCCTCGGAATGCCGAGGATGTGTTTGCCGAGTTCTTTGGCAGCAGCAAGCCTTTTGAGGGGATGGGGCGTGCCAAGTCGATGAGGTTCCAGACAGAAGGCGCTGGCACCTTTGGTGGGTTTGGTGGTGGCAGCGAGAGCAAATTCAGATCATACAATGATCCTGTCAGTGCCAGCTctagccagcctcggaagccgccGCCTGTGGAGACGAAGCTTCCCTGCACTCTCCTAGAGCTATACTCTGGTTCAACACGCAAGATGAAGATATCCAGGAATGTCATGAAGCCTAATGG GCAAGTGACGACTGAATCGGAGATCCTGACAATTGATATAAAGCCCGGGTGGAAGAAAGGGACCAAGATCACATTCCCAGACAAGGgcaatgagcaaccgaaccagcttCCTGCTGATCTTGTCTTCGTCATCGACGAAAAGCCCCATGATCAGTACACAAGAGAAGGCAACGACATcctgttccaccagaagatcgacCTGGTGGATGCATTGGCAGGAACCACAGTCAATCTGAAGACCCTCGACGGGCGTGACCTGGTGATCAAGCTGACAGACGTGGTGACACCAGGGTATGAGCTTGCAATCGCCAAGGAGGGTATGCCTATTATAAAGGAAAATGGGAGGAGAGGCAATTTGAGAATCAAGTTCGATGTCGACTTCCCAAAGAAGCTGTCGTCGGAACAGAGGCAGAATATTAGGAAGGTTCTTGGAGGGTAG